The nucleotide sequence GTGAAGGCCCAGGTCTACCCGAATATGCTCGTGACCACCGGCCTGCACGACTCGCAGGTGCAGTACTTCGAGCCCGCCAAGTGGGTGGCCAAGCTGCGCACCATGAAAACCGATAACAACCTGCTGCTGCTGCACACCGATATGGCCGCCGGCCACGGCGGCGCCTCCGGCCGCTTCAAATCCATCCACGACACAGCCCGGCAGTTTGCCTTCATGCTGCTGCTGCTCGGCGTGAAGGCGTAAGCCCCAAGTACCGCGAAATTCCATTTCGCGACGAGCGGAGCGAGTATCCGGCCTCGCGCCGGTTACCCCACCGCGTTGGAACTCGCTTCGCTCGTCGCGAAATGGAATTTCGCGGTACAACTGAAAAGCCCCGCTGTGCAGCTGCACAGCGGGGCTTTTCAGTGGAATCCAGAGGGCTTAGCGCACTTTCAGGCTGTCGGGCACGGTGGCGCCGCGGGTGGCGGCCGTGAGCTGGTTCTGGAGCTGGAAGTTCACCTGCTCGCAGTCGGTGAAGCGCTGCTCGGCGCGCTTGAGGGCTTCCTCGGTCTTGCTCAGCGTCTGGTAGAGAAAACCAATGGTAGCCAGCGCAATAACCAGCGCGGCAATGGTCAATACTTTGTTCATGAAAGTAAATGGCTAGATGGCTGCATTGTTAAATGGCTGGTCGTTCCACCCACACGGTAGAACAACCAGCCATTCAGCAATGCAACCATTCAACAAATTAAATAGCCGTGTTCGGGTCGAACTGCTCGAGGTAGTCGGCCACTTTACGCACGAACATGCCGCCGAGCGAGCCGTCTACCACACGGTGGTCGTAGCTGTGGCTCAGGAACATGAAGTGGCGCACGCCAATCAAATCACCCTGCGGCGTTTCGATAACGGCGGGCTTCTTCTTGATGGCGCCCACGGCCATGATGGCCACCTGCGGCTGCATGATGATGGGCGTGCCCATCACGTTGCCGAACGAGCCCACGTTGCTCACGGTGTAAGTGCCGCCTTCCAAATCCTCGGGCTTCAGCTTGTTGGCGCGGGCGCGGTTGGCCAGGTCGTTTACCTTCTTGCTCAGGCCGTTTAGGTTCAGCTGGTCGGCGTTGTGAATCACGGGCACGATGAGGTTGCCGGAGGGCAGGGCCACGGCCACGCCTACGTTGATGTCGCGCTTCTTGATGATGTAGTCGCCGTCGATGGAGACGTTGATCATCGGGAAGTCCTGGATGGCGCGGGCAATGGCCTGGATGAAGATAGGCGTGAAGGTGAGGTTTTCGCCTTCGCGCTTCTTGTACGCATCCTTGTTCTTGTTGCGCCAGTTCACAATGTCGGTCACGTCAGCTTCCACGAAGGAAGTAACGTGGGGCGAAATCCGCTTGGAGTCCACCATGCGCTGGGCAATCATCTTGCGCATGCGGTCCATTTCCAGCAACTCTTGACCG is from Hymenobacter yonginensis and encodes:
- a CDS encoding dihydrolipoamide acetyltransferase family protein, which encodes MARVEMTMPKMGESIMEGTVLKWLKQVGDTIEQDESVLEVATDKVDTEVPAIHAGVLQEILVQEGQVVAVGAPIAIVETDAASAGASAAPAATPAAAPSDNGAAEKPAVPYLPEAGDPQANPAQAVAAAQPQTGRFYSPLVLSIAREEGISMADLEYLPGTGSEGRVTKKDILDYVASGKKPLGQAAAAPAPAAAPVAAAPAPAPVAAPAPAAQPAAAVPQAAAATTKAVPSISGGQELLEMDRMRKMIAQRMVDSKRISPHVTSFVEADVTDIVNWRNKNKDAYKKREGENLTFTPIFIQAIARAIQDFPMINVSIDGDYIIKKRDINVGVAVALPSGNLIVPVIHNADQLNLNGLSKKVNDLANRARANKLKPEDLEGGTYTVSNVGSFGNVMGTPIIMQPQVAIMAVGAIKKKPAVIETPQGDLIGVRHFMFLSHSYDHRVVDGSLGGMFVRKVADYLEQFDPNTAI